The Dethiosulfovibrio peptidovorans DSM 11002 genome has a window encoding:
- the glgC gene encoding glucose-1-phosphate adenylyltransferase, protein MIRGQYGRVLGIVLAGGKGERLMPLTKYRAKPAVHFGAKYRIVDFAISNLINSGIFSIYVLVQFKSQSLNEHIDKAWQFGGALRGRDFFVTLAPAQMWRGERWFEGTADAVYQNMHLVTLYDADRICVFAADHIYKMDVEQMLTYHMDHNADVTVAANVVPSCEAHQFGCIKTDERGKIIGFMEKPKNPPEIPGRPGFSYVSMGNYIFEREILEESLLEDASMEHTSHDFGRDIIPRLVGRGRVFAYDFSTNVLPGINDAHWRDDKPYWKDVGTIKAYWQAHMDLLQNDSEMTLYNPHWPIRTVSFADPPAYAYPSDGKSCKVSSTLMAEGSRILGAEVEKSVLSRNCVILPGAKVEECIIGQGVIIGRNCRLRRVIVDGHNEIPNGTILGYDLEEDGKHNTVDESSGIVVVPMPQMQLRKKPDSVKETGEWMSFS, encoded by the coding sequence ATGATACGGGGACAATACGGAAGGGTTTTGGGCATAGTCCTTGCTGGCGGAAAAGGCGAACGACTCATGCCTTTGACCAAATACAGGGCAAAACCTGCGGTTCACTTCGGAGCGAAATACCGTATCGTGGATTTCGCCATATCCAACCTGATCAACAGCGGGATCTTCTCCATCTACGTGCTCGTTCAGTTCAAAAGCCAATCACTGAACGAACACATAGACAAAGCCTGGCAGTTCGGAGGAGCCCTTAGAGGAAGGGACTTCTTCGTGACCCTGGCTCCAGCCCAGATGTGGAGAGGAGAGAGATGGTTCGAGGGCACCGCCGACGCGGTCTACCAGAACATGCACCTCGTTACGTTGTACGACGCCGACCGAATATGCGTGTTCGCCGCGGACCATATCTACAAGATGGACGTTGAACAGATGCTGACCTATCACATGGACCACAACGCCGACGTCACGGTGGCGGCCAACGTGGTCCCCTCCTGCGAGGCCCACCAGTTCGGCTGCATCAAGACCGACGAGAGAGGCAAGATAATCGGATTTATGGAAAAACCGAAAAATCCACCTGAAATCCCGGGAAGACCGGGGTTCAGCTACGTCTCCATGGGAAATTACATCTTCGAGAGAGAGATACTGGAAGAATCCCTTCTGGAGGACGCCTCCATGGAACACACCAGCCACGACTTCGGCAGAGACATAATACCTCGATTGGTCGGACGAGGCAGAGTGTTCGCCTACGACTTCTCCACCAACGTCCTTCCGGGCATAAACGACGCCCACTGGCGAGACGACAAGCCTTATTGGAAGGACGTTGGCACCATAAAGGCCTACTGGCAGGCACACATGGACCTGCTTCAAAACGACTCAGAGATGACCCTGTACAACCCACATTGGCCGATCAGGACCGTCTCCTTCGCCGACCCTCCGGCCTACGCCTACCCATCCGACGGGAAGAGCTGCAAGGTCTCCAGCACCCTGATGGCAGAGGGCAGCCGCATACTCGGAGCCGAGGTGGAAAAATCGGTCCTATCCAGAAACTGCGTCATACTTCCGGGAGCTAAGGTCGAGGAATGCATAATCGGCCAAGGAGTGATAATAGGTCGAAACTGCCGCCTCCGCAGGGTAATAGTAGACGGACATAACGAAATCCCCAACGGCACCATACTGGGATACGACCTTGAAGAGGACGGCAAACATAACACCGTCGACGAAAGCTCGGGAATAGTGGTCGTTCCCATGCCCCAGATGCAACTGAGAAAGAAACCCGACTCGGTTAAAGAAACAGGAGAATGGATGAGCTTCAGCTGA
- the malQ gene encoding 4-alpha-glucanotransferase: protein MRRSALLLHISSLPSPWGVGDMGPEAHRLVRSLVRQGLDWQTLPMNETSAVFGHSPYSPISAFAGNRLFISPELMAEDGWIDESDLPPKLPIGPANFEEALKIREVLLEKAWQKNREDMGFSLFKESERHWLEDYCLFRSLKRRFSMEPWHRWPEPYRIRDESAMTEISEELNDEMDLLAFGQYIFFRQQRTLHRLCADEGLELIGDMPIYVIHDSPDVWAHPKLFQLDKDLRPSAVAGVPPDYYSEDGQLWGNPLYDWDRHLLDEFGWWMSRLKHALELYDKIRIDHFRGLVGYWSVPADETTAKKGNWVETPSESFFETLRTNFPTMPFLAEDLGVITPDVKETMEYLDIPGMAVLQFAFDGDTGSSPYTPHNHVPSMAVYTGTHDNDTTAGWFSKLEEDSLNRLESYIGRKLDEKSALEALIRMALGSVAELAVVPAQDLLELGTEARMNRPSRKDGNWRWRLDEEGIPEPRLDRLGHLLEIYGRKKERE, encoded by the coding sequence ATGAGACGATCGGCGTTACTTCTTCACATATCGTCCCTGCCGTCGCCCTGGGGCGTGGGAGACATGGGACCGGAGGCCCACAGACTGGTGCGGTCCCTCGTCCGGCAGGGGCTCGACTGGCAGACCCTACCTATGAACGAGACATCGGCGGTTTTCGGACATTCGCCCTACAGCCCCATATCAGCCTTTGCGGGCAACCGGCTATTCATAAGCCCTGAACTCATGGCCGAGGACGGATGGATAGATGAAAGCGACCTACCCCCGAAACTTCCGATCGGACCGGCGAACTTCGAGGAAGCCCTGAAGATAAGGGAGGTGCTCCTCGAGAAAGCCTGGCAAAAAAACAGGGAGGACATGGGATTCTCTCTGTTCAAGGAATCCGAACGGCACTGGCTGGAGGATTATTGCCTCTTTCGATCTCTGAAAAGACGTTTTTCCATGGAGCCATGGCATCGCTGGCCCGAGCCCTACCGAATCAGGGACGAATCGGCAATGACCGAGATATCGGAAGAGCTGAACGACGAGATGGATCTTTTGGCCTTCGGCCAATACATCTTCTTCCGCCAACAGAGAACCCTTCACAGACTCTGTGCCGACGAGGGGCTGGAACTGATAGGTGACATGCCCATATACGTGATCCACGACAGCCCGGACGTATGGGCTCATCCGAAGCTGTTCCAGCTGGACAAAGACCTCCGTCCGTCCGCCGTGGCGGGAGTTCCTCCGGACTACTACAGCGAAGACGGACAGCTATGGGGTAACCCCCTGTACGACTGGGACCGACACCTTCTGGACGAATTCGGATGGTGGATGAGTCGGCTAAAACACGCCCTAGAGCTTTACGACAAAATTCGAATAGACCACTTCAGAGGATTGGTGGGCTACTGGTCCGTCCCGGCAGACGAGACTACCGCAAAAAAGGGGAACTGGGTGGAGACACCGTCGGAAAGCTTCTTCGAAACCCTGAGGACAAACTTTCCCACCATGCCCTTCCTGGCAGAGGATCTGGGAGTTATAACCCCCGACGTGAAGGAGACCATGGAATATCTGGATATCCCTGGAATGGCGGTGCTGCAGTTCGCCTTCGACGGAGACACAGGCTCCTCTCCCTACACTCCACACAACCACGTACCGTCCATGGCGGTATACACCGGAACCCACGACAACGACACCACCGCCGGGTGGTTCTCTAAATTGGAAGAGGACAGTCTGAACAGACTGGAATCCTATATAGGCAGAAAACTTGACGAAAAATCCGCCCTGGAGGCCCTGATAAGGATGGCCCTGGGATCGGTAGCGGAACTGGCTGTCGTTCCTGCCCAGGACCTATTGGAACTCGGCACGGAGGCCAGGATGAACCGCCCGTCCCGGAAGGACGGCAACTGGCGGTGGAGGCTGGATGAAGAGGGAATACCGGAACCCAGACTGGACCGCCTGGGACATCTGTTAGAAATATACGGGAGAAAGAAAGAGAGGGAATGA
- a CDS encoding HD domain-containing protein, translated as MNHDGFLDIDSSEGGLIRRLREMDPSLGAYLERLIEDRWPQMWLGDQITEVAERGRHHSKKLMEIAEALLSVLDRDEKGCASLFMDEPLPLALLIASIYLHDIGYTALVYPIDPDEAKDTGAFPFSMFPSAVSEVHHLLSSELISHNGERLFPLPEDVGLELDPDVEGNLMEAVEVLKGFLPDICASHRKYVQLDRTVDFKKKKAVWQVGKLLMGKERFKDTLTPLDDRLDSCGRLFGKEGPLGLTKKKALTVAALLRVLDGCDLQSEGAFDEGRLRQWFQRTSYEIESLEIQLDMFDRDLKELMVNLEGKPISVYDCVKAICDDVEDFSFERVSTKRVGRICNALYPFVFKTLRRLKGKKGFDCLFKPDSLPVVQVLSLVDRLVFKWEGFLAFHMSGFVEGVSFVSGEGDSGDIGVRVDFKKDVPVEGELTSFAEGLAEEIDRTGGYLRDLGLSVISES; from the coding sequence ATGAATCACGATGGCTTTTTGGACATAGATAGTTCCGAAGGAGGGCTTATCCGAAGGCTCAGGGAGATGGATCCCTCCTTGGGAGCCTACCTGGAGAGGCTCATAGAGGATCGTTGGCCTCAGATGTGGCTGGGCGATCAGATAACCGAGGTGGCCGAACGGGGCAGGCATCATTCCAAAAAACTGATGGAGATCGCCGAGGCCCTTCTCTCTGTTCTGGACCGGGATGAAAAGGGTTGTGCCTCGTTGTTCATGGACGAGCCCCTTCCTCTGGCCCTTCTGATCGCCTCGATCTACCTTCACGATATAGGCTATACCGCCTTGGTCTACCCGATAGACCCCGATGAGGCCAAGGATACCGGTGCCTTTCCCTTTTCCATGTTCCCTTCGGCGGTTTCAGAGGTTCATCATCTTCTTTCCTCCGAGCTGATCTCCCATAACGGAGAAAGGCTGTTTCCTCTTCCCGAAGACGTCGGTCTGGAGTTGGATCCGGATGTCGAGGGAAATCTCATGGAAGCGGTAGAGGTATTGAAGGGATTCCTTCCTGATATCTGCGCCAGCCATAGAAAGTACGTTCAGCTGGACAGAACCGTCGATTTCAAGAAGAAAAAAGCGGTCTGGCAGGTAGGCAAGCTTTTAATGGGTAAGGAGCGTTTCAAGGATACCCTCACGCCCCTCGATGATAGGTTGGATTCATGCGGTCGTCTGTTCGGAAAGGAGGGGCCTCTTGGTCTGACCAAGAAAAAGGCCCTTACCGTTGCGGCGCTTTTGAGGGTTCTGGACGGCTGCGATCTTCAGTCCGAGGGAGCCTTCGACGAGGGGCGTCTGAGGCAGTGGTTTCAGAGGACGTCGTACGAGATCGAGTCGTTGGAGATTCAGCTCGACATGTTCGATCGGGATCTGAAAGAGCTCATGGTGAACCTGGAGGGCAAACCGATCTCCGTGTACGATTGCGTCAAGGCTATCTGCGACGACGTGGAGGATTTCAGCTTCGAGAGGGTGAGTACCAAGAGGGTCGGACGGATCTGCAACGCCCTCTATCCTTTCGTGTTCAAGACCCTTAGGCGGCTGAAGGGGAAAAAGGGATTCGACTGTCTTTTCAAGCCCGATAGTCTTCCTGTCGTGCAGGTTCTATCGCTGGTGGACCGTCTTGTTTTCAAGTGGGAGGGGTTCCTGGCCTTTCATATGTCCGGATTCGTGGAGGGAGTTTCGTTCGTGTCCGGAGAGGGCGATTCCGGCGACATCGGCGTTCGTGTTGATTTCAAGAAAGATGTGCCTGTGGAAGGCGAGTTGACCTCTTTTGCCGAAGGTCTCGCGGAGGAGATAGATAGGACCGGTGGATACCTGAGAGATCTCGGGCTGTCCGTGATCTCCGAGAGCTGA
- a CDS encoding DUF3089 domain-containing protein, which yields MDVFYVYPTIYMDKEPSNMDISRKDLRSNAEGLLVAQAGVYSPYANLFAPFYRQQTAASQSMEPNNGGRDAFTDPIFRVGYSDVERAFDHYVEHLNQGRPFILAGHSQGSMVIVELMRRRMADPKLQKQLVAAYIIGYTVKKTDLEGYPQMRLAEGETDTGVIITYNTQGPDAEGSPVLLTDAVAVNPLNWKTDATPASRKDNSGAVFFNDSTGDVVETIPDFCGAYVDTDTGALIATDIRSPEKVDLVNMGRWPKEVYHRFDYAFFYENLKANVKKRIDSYLSIDR from the coding sequence GTGGACGTGTTTTACGTGTATCCGACGATCTATATGGACAAGGAACCGTCGAACATGGACATATCCCGGAAGGACCTGCGGAGCAACGCCGAGGGGCTGCTAGTAGCCCAGGCGGGGGTTTACTCTCCATACGCTAATCTGTTCGCCCCATTCTATCGGCAGCAGACCGCCGCCTCCCAGAGCATGGAGCCCAATAACGGCGGCCGAGACGCCTTTACCGACCCTATCTTCAGGGTTGGCTATTCCGACGTGGAGCGGGCCTTCGATCACTATGTCGAGCATCTGAACCAGGGGCGCCCTTTCATCCTGGCCGGACACAGTCAGGGATCTATGGTCATAGTGGAGCTTATGCGCAGGCGTATGGCAGACCCTAAACTGCAAAAGCAGCTTGTGGCGGCCTACATCATCGGCTACACGGTTAAGAAAACCGATCTGGAAGGGTATCCTCAGATGAGGCTTGCCGAGGGCGAGACGGACACGGGGGTCATAATCACCTATAACACCCAGGGTCCCGATGCCGAAGGCTCTCCCGTTTTGTTGACCGACGCAGTTGCGGTCAATCCGCTCAACTGGAAAACCGACGCTACCCCCGCGTCGCGGAAGGATAACTCCGGGGCCGTCTTCTTCAACGATTCGACCGGCGATGTGGTCGAGACCATTCCCGATTTCTGCGGCGCATACGTTGATACCGATACGGGAGCTTTGATAGCCACGGACATAAGAAGCCCTGAAAAGGTGGATCTGGTGAACATGGGCCGCTGGCCGAAAGAGGTCTACCATCGTTTCGACTATGCTTTCTTTTACGAGAACCTCAAGGCCAACGTAAAGAAGAGAATCGACTCCTATCTGTCCATCGACCGGTAG
- a CDS encoding glycogen synthase, which produces MTGKKLSVLHVAPEAAPLAKVGGLADVTGSLPAALRSLEVDARLLIPAWGDMVNRLESSGVELRQMEGSVEIPLENRLYRGKLLLCHINGVPTYLLRQEELYKGPIYPEKLEEDTALPFAFLSYAGLTLPALTGWSPDVYHCHDWTTAFLPIALRWHSWFKGQRTTRRSVFTVHNLAHQGLLEKTAVAPLRLPWEAFNVDGMEYFDRVNLLKGAINGVDHITTVSPTYAGEIQTPWGGQDLDGVLRNRRDRLSGILNGLDDGAWNPETDKSLPVPYSASDLSGKKKAKATLEKETGLTGKGPIAAMVSRLVEQKGLDILLPALGKMADMGLRIIVIGNGESRYENRLSQLENHYSGRIKFVKGYHESLGRLAYGGSDIYLMPSLFEPCGLSQLIALRYGSIPVVRRVGGLADTVYENEEGIGFVFDSYDSSELLNAVGRAMDNMKDKKNWQAMVKRGMRKDFSWKASAPYYREIYESIL; this is translated from the coding sequence GTGACTGGTAAAAAACTATCGGTGCTCCACGTAGCCCCCGAGGCGGCCCCTCTGGCCAAGGTGGGCGGCCTAGCCGACGTAACCGGCTCCCTTCCGGCGGCACTCAGGTCGCTGGAAGTGGACGCCAGACTGCTCATACCGGCCTGGGGAGACATGGTAAACAGACTTGAGAGCTCGGGAGTAGAGCTCCGCCAGATGGAAGGCTCGGTGGAAATTCCTCTGGAAAACCGGCTCTATCGGGGCAAACTCCTACTATGCCACATAAACGGCGTCCCTACCTATCTCCTTCGCCAAGAGGAACTTTACAAAGGCCCCATATATCCGGAAAAGCTGGAGGAAGACACAGCATTACCCTTCGCCTTCCTCAGCTACGCCGGACTGACCCTGCCAGCTCTGACCGGCTGGTCTCCCGACGTATATCACTGCCACGACTGGACGACGGCCTTTTTGCCCATAGCCCTCAGGTGGCATAGCTGGTTCAAGGGGCAGAGGACTACCAGGAGATCGGTATTCACCGTCCACAACCTGGCCCATCAGGGATTGCTGGAGAAAACGGCGGTAGCCCCCCTTCGGCTGCCCTGGGAGGCCTTCAATGTCGACGGTATGGAATACTTCGATAGGGTCAACCTACTCAAGGGAGCCATAAACGGAGTCGACCACATAACCACCGTCAGCCCCACCTACGCCGGGGAAATCCAAACCCCATGGGGAGGACAGGACCTGGACGGAGTGCTTAGAAACCGCCGAGATCGACTGTCAGGCATCCTAAACGGCCTGGACGACGGGGCATGGAACCCCGAGACGGATAAAAGCCTTCCGGTTCCCTACTCGGCCAGCGACCTATCCGGCAAGAAGAAAGCCAAGGCCACACTGGAAAAAGAGACTGGGCTGACCGGAAAGGGCCCCATCGCCGCCATGGTCAGCCGATTGGTGGAACAGAAGGGACTGGACATACTTCTGCCGGCGCTTGGCAAGATGGCCGACATGGGGCTGAGAATAATCGTGATAGGAAACGGAGAAAGCCGCTACGAAAACCGGCTTTCCCAACTGGAAAACCACTACAGCGGAAGAATAAAATTCGTGAAAGGCTACCACGAATCCCTTGGAAGACTGGCCTACGGAGGATCGGACATATACCTGATGCCCTCTCTCTTCGAACCCTGTGGGCTATCCCAGCTCATAGCCCTGAGGTACGGCTCCATCCCGGTGGTACGGAGGGTGGGAGGTCTGGCCGACACCGTCTACGAAAACGAAGAGGGAATCGGATTCGTCTTCGACAGCTACGACAGCTCGGAGCTTCTTAACGCCGTCGGGCGGGCCATGGACAACATGAAAGATAAAAAGAACTGGCAAGCCATGGTGAAAAGGGGAATGAGGAAGGATTTTTCGTGGAAGGCATCTGCTCCCTACTATAGGGAAATTTACGAAAGTATATTATGA
- the glgP gene encoding alpha-glucan family phosphorylase, whose translation MIRMLMQAHRQSELSNSLRMLLEQEASFRKVAYCSMEVAIKPSIPTYSGGLGVLAGDILKSAADMGVPMVGITMLYRNGYFRQSFDEKGWQKESPVIWNPSTELIPLPNTVTVKLRGRDIKIRAWVYDIHGLSGYTVPVYFLDTDVEGNHADDRRLSWDLYGGDQTYRLCQEMILGVGGLRMLRDLGYSGIETYHLNEGHAGFLTLELMREQGYFDPDKIKKQVIFTTHTPVPAGHDVFPFGLIERTLPQNFVATLKQMLPASQGVSMTELGYTFSRYVNAVSKRHAEVSRKMFDSGNVDSITNGVHPGTWVSPSMKRLFDSHIPGWENDPGRLVQALNLPSDILWRTHQADKTRLIATILEITGRSLDPDVLTIGFARRAAQYKRADLIFSDVQRLLEATSGKLQIVFSGKAHPKDDGGKALLQRIQNIIHDIDGALSVVFLENYNMELASHLVQGVDLWLNNPTRPHEASGTSGMKCALNGIMSLSVLDGWWIEGRVEGATGWSIGPEPSESDLLGYDGNLDAVDLYKKLEQEVIPTYYDDREGWISMMRRAIALNGSYFNTHRVVKEYCEKAYEINFRGM comes from the coding sequence ATGATCCGGATGCTTATGCAGGCTCACAGACAAAGCGAACTTAGCAACTCCCTTAGGATGCTTCTCGAGCAGGAGGCTTCTTTCCGAAAGGTGGCCTACTGCTCCATGGAGGTCGCCATAAAACCCTCTATACCGACCTACTCCGGCGGCCTGGGAGTGCTGGCGGGAGACATACTCAAAAGCGCCGCCGACATGGGAGTTCCCATGGTGGGGATAACCATGCTCTACAGAAACGGCTACTTCCGCCAGAGCTTCGACGAAAAAGGGTGGCAGAAGGAATCGCCGGTTATATGGAACCCGTCCACGGAACTGATACCGCTACCGAACACCGTTACGGTAAAGTTGCGGGGAAGAGATATAAAGATAAGGGCCTGGGTGTATGACATACACGGACTCTCGGGATACACCGTCCCGGTCTACTTCCTGGACACGGACGTAGAGGGCAACCACGCCGACGACCGCCGTCTGTCCTGGGACCTCTACGGCGGAGACCAGACATATCGGCTCTGCCAGGAGATGATACTCGGAGTCGGAGGACTGAGAATGCTCCGAGACCTGGGCTACTCCGGCATAGAGACCTATCACCTGAACGAGGGTCATGCCGGATTTCTGACACTGGAGCTTATGAGAGAACAGGGCTACTTCGACCCGGACAAGATAAAGAAACAGGTCATATTCACCACCCACACCCCCGTCCCGGCGGGACACGACGTATTCCCCTTCGGACTGATCGAGAGGACCCTGCCCCAGAACTTCGTGGCTACCCTTAAACAGATGCTCCCGGCGTCTCAGGGAGTATCCATGACCGAGCTGGGCTACACCTTCAGTCGATACGTAAACGCCGTCTCGAAAAGACACGCAGAGGTCTCGAGAAAAATGTTCGACTCAGGAAACGTGGACTCGATAACCAACGGGGTCCACCCCGGAACCTGGGTGAGCCCCAGCATGAAGAGACTCTTCGACTCCCACATCCCGGGATGGGAAAACGACCCGGGCAGATTGGTCCAGGCCCTGAACCTTCCGAGCGACATACTCTGGAGAACCCACCAGGCGGACAAGACAAGGCTCATAGCCACCATATTGGAGATAACCGGACGGTCCCTGGACCCTGACGTGCTGACCATAGGGTTCGCCAGACGGGCAGCACAGTACAAACGGGCGGACCTGATTTTCTCCGACGTACAGAGACTGCTCGAGGCGACCTCTGGGAAGCTTCAGATAGTCTTTTCCGGCAAAGCCCATCCTAAAGACGACGGAGGGAAGGCTCTGCTTCAAAGAATACAGAATATCATCCACGACATAGACGGAGCCCTGAGCGTGGTATTTCTGGAAAACTACAACATGGAGCTTGCCTCCCATCTGGTGCAGGGAGTGGACCTCTGGCTCAACAACCCCACCAGACCTCACGAGGCATCCGGCACCAGCGGCATGAAATGCGCTCTCAACGGCATAATGAGCCTGTCCGTTCTGGACGGCTGGTGGATAGAGGGCAGGGTAGAAGGAGCCACCGGATGGTCCATAGGCCCTGAGCCCAGCGAATCGGACCTTCTCGGATACGACGGGAACCTGGACGCGGTGGACCTGTACAAAAAACTCGAGCAAGAGGTAATACCGACCTACTACGATGACAGAGAGGGTTGGATAAGCATGATGCGCCGGGCCATAGCCCTTAACGGAAGCTACTTCAACACCCACAGGGTAGTAAAAGAATACTGCGAAAAGGCCTACGAGATAAACTTCAGGGGAATGTAG